In Rhipicephalus microplus isolate Deutch F79 chromosome 7, USDA_Rmic, whole genome shotgun sequence, one genomic interval encodes:
- the LOC142767780 gene encoding peroxynitrite isomerase THAP4-like: MPGCCVPQCSNHSRNGWKLYRFPRDPKRRLLWTVKIKRDKWQPTDTSHVCSAHFEENNYEQHRADGWKKLKPNAVPTLFTFKPLPKERKPPKERTVPAPSSNETNKSPPGLRQYPAAVKTAAGYCCSWTCVVPFNN; the protein is encoded by the exons atgcccggctgctgcgtgccgcagtgctcgaatcactcgagaaacggatggaagttgtaccggtttccaagagacccaaaaagaaggcttctttggaccgttaaaatcaaacgagacaagtggcaaccgactgatacgtcgcacgtatgcagc gctcactttgaagagaacaactatgagcaacatcgtgcggatggctggaagaagttgaaaccaaatgccgtcccaactttgttcacattcaaac cactgcctaaggaacgaaagccaccaaaagaaagaactgtgCCTGCACCCTCCAGCAACGAGACCAACAAATCTCCTCCTGGTCTGCGTCAATATCCAGCTGCAGTTAAAACTGCAGCTGGATATTGCTGCAGCTGGACGTGCGTTGTTCCATTTAACAATTAG